GCAGCCCTCGGAAGCCCCGTGCTGGGACAGCGCGTCGCCACGCTGGTGCCGAGGAGTTGCACTCGTTCAGCGACGCGCCCGGCGCGCGCGTCCAGGCGCAGTGATCCCGAGGAGAAGCCGATGCTCATCTCCAAGCCGATGAACGCGCTGATGAACACCCAGATCGGGCACGAGTTCGGCGCGTCGCTCCAATACGTGAACATCGCGGCCCACTTCGACGGCGCGGGTCTCCCGGTCCTCACGCAGCACTTCTTCAAGCAGGCGGAGGAGGAGCGCGGTCATGCGCTGAAGTTCGTGCGCTACATCCTCGACGCGGACGGCCGCGTGGCGATTCCGGCGGTTCCGGCGCCGCGCGCCCAGTTCGCGTCGGCCGAAGAGGCAGTGGCCCTGGCGCTGGAGTGGGAGTACACCGTGACGAAGCAGATCAACGGGCTGCTGGATCTCGCGTCGAGCGAGCGCGACTACGTGGCGCACGACTTCCTGGAGTGGTTCGCGCGCGAGCAGCTGGAGGAGTGCAGCAGCATGGACACCCTGCTCAAGATGGTGCGCCGCACCGGCGAGTCGGGGCTGATGCTGGTCGAGAACGCGCTCGCGTCCGGCCGCGCGATGAGCCAGGGGAGCCAGCCGGGAGGCGGCGCATAGGCACCGGTCCGTAGCGTGGCCGGGGGCGGCGTCGGCCGCCTCCGGGGCGTTGCAGGTGGACAGGCGGGACCAGGCGGCTAGACTCCGGTGGTGCGCGGCTTCGGATGCCGCGCGGGAGCGTCTCGCGTGTCGCGTCGCCGGGCTCTCTTCTGGACCCTCGCCCTCGCCGTCGTCGGCTTTGCGGCGCTGCGGGCCGGCGTGTTCGCGCCAGGGCCGCCGGCCGCGCCGGCGGCGCGGGCCGGGCGCGATGCCCCGACCCCTTCCGACCCGAACGCACCCACACTCCGCGTCCTGTTCATCGGCAACAGCCTGACTTACGCTCAGAATCTCCCCGCAATGATCCAGGGGCTGGCGCGCACGGCGGGCGTCAACCTGGTCTACGAGCAGCACGCGCCCGGAGGAGCGCGGCTCATGAACCACGCCGCCGACCCTGAGGTCCGCGCGCTCCTCGCCCGCGGGGGATGGGACGCGGTCGTGCTGCAGGAACAGTCGGAGTGGCCCGCGTTCTCCGACGAACAGGTACGCAGCGGGATCGAGCCGTACGCCGACACGCTCGCCGCCGAAGCGCGCGCCGCCGGCCCGTCGGTCC
This window of the Gemmatimonadales bacterium genome carries:
- a CDS encoding DUF4886 domain-containing protein, whose protein sequence is MSRRRALFWTLALAVVGFAALRAGVFAPGPPAAPAARAGRDAPTPSDPNAPTLRVLFIGNSLTYAQNLPAMIQGLARTAGVNLVYEQHAPGGARLMNHAADPEVRALLARGGWDAVVLQEQSEWPAFSDEQVRSGIEPYADTLAAEARAAGPSVRLLLYETPARRDGDSANVAVSPEMATYEGMQRRINRTYERLATLLRAAVVPAGAAWRVARREHPEINLYADPVHPGRDGAYLIACVFHAVLLTRSPVGSGYTAGLEPPVAAALQAIAWRAASEEARGP
- a CDS encoding ferritin, with product MLISKPMNALMNTQIGHEFGASLQYVNIAAHFDGAGLPVLTQHFFKQAEEERGHALKFVRYILDADGRVAIPAVPAPRAQFASAEEAVALALEWEYTVTKQINGLLDLASSERDYVAHDFLEWFAREQLEECSSMDTLLKMVRRTGESGLMLVENALASGRAMSQGSQPGGGA